gtcatgctctgtctccctctgtctcaaaaataaataaacattaaaaaaatttttttaaataaaaagttaaatacagcTACAAATGActcatcaatcaatcaatcactcaATCATCATGAATGAATGCATATCGTCAATTTCAAATTAACACACAAACATGGGTGTAAAGAAGCAGTATCATTAATATGGTTCATCTCATCCATGTAAGTTTGACTGTAGCACCATCAAACTCCTTTCAAGaaaacatggaacattcaccaaagTAGGTCATATATTAGGccaaataaatctttcttttcttttttttaattttttttaaaaaattttttttttcaacgtttatttatttttgggacagagagagacagagcatgaacgggggagggtcagagagagagggagacacagaatcggaaacaggctccaggctccgagccatcagcccagagcctgacgtggggcttgaactcaccggaccgcgagatcgtgacctggctgaagtcggacgcttaaccgactgcgccacccaggcgccccgcttttttttttaattttttaacgtttatttatttttgagaagagagagacagagcatgagcgggggaggagagagaaagagggagacacggaatctgaaacaagctccagactctgagctgtcagcacagcccaacgtggggctcgaactcacagaccgcgagatcatgccctgagccgaagtcggacgtttaactgactgagccacccaggtgccccaaataaatcTTATTCCTAGGCCAAGCATCATACAAATATGTTGCCTGACCcaacttcaataaaataaaatatcaacacaGAAGCTACCTTTACAAGTCTCATATAGCTAGAGAATCATTCCGTTAACTCttgaattaaaaggaaattacaagGAATATTTTGAAGCTCTTTGAGCTGATTGACAGTATAAAAACTTTGTGTCAACATTGCAGAATGTATCTAAATCAATATTTATGCAGAAAATATATAGCTTTGAAtgcatttactaaaaaaaaaaaaaaaaatagaaagaagctagaaaagaacAACCAACTTTTGCTTTCAAGGGCACAGAAAACCAGATGTCTGGAGAAATCCCTCCAGTccagaatacattaaaatatggGAAAACAAGTTCATAATTACATTAAGTGCATGGCTCAGCTgccaggaaaatttttaaaaaaaatattctcagatGCCAAAAATGGTGAGAAATTGCAaattttgagggggaaaaagaagggCTGAGagtagtggggggaggggcattttCAACCTCCTTTATACCagaacatacattttattttatttttttttaattttttttaatgtttatttatttttgagacagagagagacagagcatgaatgggggaggggcagagagagagggagacacagaatcggaagcaggctccaggctcggagccatcagctcagagcctgacgcggggctcgaactcacgaaccgtgagatcgtgacttgagctgaagtcggacgctcaaccgactgagccacccaggcgcccctagaacatacattttaaagGACCATGCGCATGGTGGGTAGGGTACCTACCTTGGGCCTCTCCACAGTTAGAAGTCAGATTGAATGCAATCAATAAAGCAAGACCCCTGAAAGGCAATCccttaaaagcaaatgaaaaaactCTGGATGCCTAACAAAAGGTTAAAATTAGGGGTATTTACTTCTCCACCGCACTGAATTGAAGGGAGAATGTAATAGATCTCTTATTCTGAGAATTTCCGAGAATAAACTCGCCCACAAGCATATTTGTGACCAGAATTTGTACCACCAGTGCAGCCTAGAAAATCATGAActgaaaatgcaatttaaagaaGTCCAGGACAGGTGGTATCCCCCCGCAGCCTCACAAGCAAAGTCACATCCTTTCTGGCAGAGGGCACTGTAAAGACACTTTACCGCTGGGAGTTCTTTAAACAATTCCCACAGGTACAGTTCTAATGAAACCAAGTTCCAAACAGAATCACAAAACATCCGACGACCCGGAGTCAGAATCAAGCCAGTACACGACAGCAACAAGGagagaaacagattcataaatacggagaaccaGCTGATGGTTGCTAAGGGAGAGGGCAACATGGGTGAAGGGGATGAGgaggtacaaactcccagttataagataaatgagTCACTGGCAGATAAAGCACAGCATATGGAATATAGTCTGTAATGTGGTTTTATGCTTTTGGTGGTCAGCATTTTATATTGTATGCAATTGTTGAACCACATCCCaaactaatttaatattataCATCAATGATACTGCAGTTAaaatttgtttaactttttaaaaaagtttttatttacttatttatgttgagagagagagagcatgagcagaggaagagcagagagagaatcccaagcaggctctacactgtcagtgccgagcctgagGTAGGGCTCTGTCCTACAgcccatgacatcatgacccgagccaaaaccaagagtaggtcacttcactgactgagtcaccccggaacccctaaaactttttaattaatgaaagtaaaaaaaaaaaagagtacaaacaATTAACTAAATTATCAGACCTGCCAAGGTAGTAGACATTTAGAGTTGGTATTTACAGTTTATGAAAACTCTGGAGAACGTTGTTTTTATCATTCCTCAAAGAAAGTTAaccaaacagattttttttatttttgtttttacatttatttatctttgagagacagagagagcacaagtggggaggggcagagggagaaggagacagaatccaaagcagactccaggctctgagctgtcaacacagagcccaatgtggggctcgaactcaaagaccatgagatcacgacctgagccgaagtcggacgctcaaccgactgagccacccaggcgccccccaaacagattttatattcatgtatcctgttttttctttgattatattTCCCTGATTACATCAATTATTGcataaattacagaaaatttcGAAATTTACAAAAcgctaaaagaagaaaacaaaaatcatctaTAATCCTGCTGTTTGTGGATAAAGGACTTATCCATCTAGTttacatataaatgtaatcaaaaCAAACTTTTAAGCAACGTACCTATGTATCTATACCTGTCTATTTTGAAATTTGTCTTGAAATCCACACAGAAACATGTTAACACTAGTTAGGTAAGTGTTACAAATATGCAcagtcttaatttctcctttgtactctgtgtttttgaattttaggTACAGCAGAACAGTTTGATTTTATAATCAGAcaaaaaaatgggtgaaaggaacGTACaccaataaaaacaaatcaaatgtttttcaaaatagcaGTGGAAGAAATCGTAAATGTAAACAAAGGGATTTGAGTTCATATACATTACAAACTTATTTCCACAAACACCACAAATTAAGGTATTTACTGAAcagcaaattaagaaaaaagatcatAACATATATGGcataatgttaatatatatattgtcAACTTGGTAAGAAACATTACAAGGcatgaataaaaaaaacagaaggaaaacaaatgaacaattctCCCGAATTATATGCCGTTGGTTAATAATTCTGTACAAGTGCTTAACTTAGTTAGGatcaaatatatgcaaattacaAAGATGTTTTGTGGTCAAAGTaataacttgaaaaataataatcttgaATGATTTTGAGATTAAAATAAGGTGGGTCATGTTTCTCGCTATCAAAATATTAGCTTGCTGTTTCTACGGGGCAACTTAGCAACTGCAAGGAATTTATCAAGTTCTTCcatattggaattttaaaaaatgttctatttattgattttgagagagagagagagagagagagagaagcaagcagggaaggggcagagagagagagggagagagagaatcccaagcaggctactgcctatcagcccagagcccacacagggctcgaatgcacgacccatgagatcatgacctgagctggaatcagagagttggacacttagccaactgagccacccaggtgccctgatattggaatttttctttaaaaaatgatttcaaatactGCGCTCTCTGTATACTAGTCATGCTGGACTTTCATTTCCTGCAATGCCCTCTACTCCTTCTTGCTTTGACACCTATGCACCCACCCCAAATCTCTCCTGTTCTGCCCACCTTACTCTTAGGCATTATTCagatctaaaacaaaacaaaacaaaacaaaacaaaacaaaacaaaaacatttcaagcTCAATGACACCTTCTCTACACGCAGGACCAAATCAGGCCATTTGCTTAGCaccctttagttttttttctctcccaacaccataaatagaattgtttattatttgctatttatttgcttttctacCAGAATATCTTACTCATTACATTGGCCTCTTGTTCAGTACTATAGCCTCGGCACCTAGCAGAGTTAGTGTTCAAAAACTATTAAATGAATTAAGCCCTTATATTTAGATATCTTCTAGGCCCCAGGCCATCGTATAGGGTCCATGGACTTTTACAAGTTGCCAAAATAGGTTACTCAGGTCGCATTCTGGGTTGGATACaaatattcactttaaaaatcggcattttagggacacctgggtggctcagtcagttgagcgtctgacttcggctcaggtcatgatctcgtggttcgtgagttcaagccccgcgtcgggctctgggctgacagcttggagcccggagcctgctttggattctgtgtctccctctccctctctctctctcccctctcctgcttacactcctgtctctctctttctctcaaaaataaatgaaacgctaaaaaaaaaaaattgaaaaccagcATTGTAAATGTCTGTGAGCGCGGGTTTGTGTGTATGAATGTAAATATGGGTAAGACCCTAGAGCAGAGCATCTCACACTTCACACTGATTCTATGCTGGCTTCAGTCTTGGGTCCCTCAACACAACTCAGTGACCCTGGTGAGTCCTTTGGATCTGCACTTCTGGCAGAATCTTCGCTCAGCTCAACTCTAGTTGGTTCATGATTTTGCTTCATCTCAAATGAGTGGGTTTGAAGAATATAAAGACTCGTTTGATCAGTGCTCTGATCCCCTGTCCCCCATGTAGACTGTTTCCTGAGCTATTTCCTACAGAACACCTGCTGCTGTCGCTACTGCTGCTCCATCAAACACatgccagttaaaaaaaaaaaaaaaaaaggaaaagaaaaaagaacattaagatctaaacagtgaaaataaaagtgatctttcaaaaactttaaaatgcacaCTCAAAAGCTGcatctccgtctctgtctctcacatccACATTCTAAACAGCGAGATCGATTACAATTTCCTTCGTCTCGCCTTCTTTTTACTACGGGTCTTCTTGGTGAAAGGCTGTTAGTGCTTCACGGAAGTCAAGTCAAGCACCGTGAAAACTCTAGTTTTAGGTGCTTATTCCCACCAGTGAAACCCTTACAGTGAATAGTCTCCAAGCTGTTTCTCCTCTGAGAGGTGTGTGGAAAGGCGTGAGTGCACGGAAACTGACCGAGCCACTGAATTTTCATGGTGAAGAGTGAAAGTTCCTACAACGTAGTCAAAATAATTATGGGAGAGTTTAGTGACGCTCAATAACACAGGTACGACCGATGCGAGTATGTCGTGCAAGTGGAACAGAACTGCAGGGGCTTCCTCTTCACTAGAACATTCTCCTAGAACATCCATTTCTCCCCACGCGCATCTGTGCGGCTGGGAGCAGTCGCCCTGTCTTAACAGCACTTGACCTGCTGCAATGCTCTCAGAGAGGCTTGCTTTAGCTTGCTGTTTCCGAGAATGAGGATAAATGAGTGACCCCAGGGGTACAAGACTGTGGTCGTCATACcaaaaataaacagcaattttttttctggcattgtGAAGCATGCTATTTCTATGGCCAGGCCTATAAAATGCAAGATAAAGAGGATGATAAAAGATACCAAAACTTTCATGGCTTTCATATGCGCTTCTGTACTGGGGTCTTGGAATCCAGTGACATTCAATTGCATCCGCCTGCTGTGTCTCCAAAGGGAAATGATTAACAGGAAACATGTAATCAGGAATAGCGTGAAGAGGAGAAGGACTCCTACGTTGACCAAAATCTGCTTAGTAAAGAACTCACTCTTCGGCATGTTGAGCTGCCAGGTTGCGTTTCCATTCCCCACTTTACTGTCACTAAGAATCTTCACAATTTGAGGGAACGTAAAGAGCCATGAAATAAACAAGGATCCCATCAGAAGGGGAAGAACCCAATTGATTCTACCCTTCAAACAGAGAAACATGTGGTGGGAAAAATTTGCTATCTTCAGGAAATAGAAGGTGCT
The Lynx canadensis isolate LIC74 chromosome B4, mLynCan4.pri.v2, whole genome shotgun sequence DNA segment above includes these coding regions:
- the TAS2R10 gene encoding taste receptor type 2 member 10; the encoded protein is MLSIVEGLLIFIAVSESVLGVLGNGFIGLVNCMDCVKNKKFSMFGFILTGLATSRICLVLIVIVDGFIKIFSPDMYSSGHLIDYISYLWIIINQSNIWFATSLSTFYFLKIANFSHHMFLCLKGRINWVLPLLMGSLFISWLFTFPQIVKILSDSKVGNGNATWQLNMPKSEFFTKQILVNVGVLLLFTLFLITCFLLIISLWRHSRRMQLNVTGFQDPSTEAHMKAMKVLVSFIILFILHFIGLAIEIACFTMPEKKLLFIFGMTTTVLYPWGHSFILILGNSKLKQASLRALQQVKCC